A genomic segment from Glycine soja cultivar W05 chromosome 18, ASM419377v2, whole genome shotgun sequence encodes:
- the LOC114395803 gene encoding protein GLUTAMINE DUMPER 2-like, with the protein MRPINSVSPSSPMRASGVNIWKSPIPYLFGGLAVMLAIISMALVILVCSYRKRDSQSSSSEVNEDVKSQAMAKNLETNSEPEVLVIMAGNHNPTYLAKPITSSSIFCTCGAQPSEPNPSSTSTTE; encoded by the coding sequence atgaggCCAATAAACAGTGTATCACCATCATCACCAATGCGTGCCAGTGGGGTTAATATATGGAAGTCTCCAATTCCTTACTTGTTTGGAGGCTTAGCTGTGATGCTGGCTATCATATCTATGGCATTGGTGATCCTTGTTTGCTCATACAGAAAACGTGATTCTCAGTCATCATCATCTGAAGTTAATGAAGACGTGAAATCACAAGCAATGGCCAAGAATTTAGAGACAAACTCAGAGCCTGAAGTTCTTGTCATAATGGCTGGTAATCACAACCCCACATACCTTGCAAAACCAATCACTTCTTCTTCAATTTTCTGCACGTGTGGGGCTCAACCAAGTGAACCAAACCCTTCATCAACCTCAACAACTGAGTGA